One stretch of Podospora bellae-mahoneyi strain CBS 112042 chromosome 2, whole genome shotgun sequence DNA includes these proteins:
- a CDS encoding hypothetical protein (EggNog:ENOG503NZ1S) yields MEITIPPRDHGPSTFRYAWDENGEVTQMTRVREDQPSPLVTPRPIPGRQIIQWPFQSIVTETEIASPTTTTHFHHHHHYHHRRATTATTWRPWLQRRRDSDGHSIARNLVPDYVVNYLRGETPETVSKRKYIHYGVGKEGKRPLPGSSHRHLQSRAAEFGGFYDSESSEGRGSGDSGGDQERLGFGNEKRRGGDGRALRNTLLVGWRAGVAFNTLVGFVILIVGFICLILAISKASLLGGGGGRLAVSTGSCAAATRIDWGLHAVVNVFCVVLLAGAHYVFQVLSSPTREEVDEAHQKWQWLDIGVPSFRNLRFIGRVRVLLAVVVMGAAVVTQIMYNAVIFTSQTAPDFKAAVVTDAFTGGASFSNTTENNNGGLSRLEILSLQRQASSDGMANLTRSDCFIQLDRTLESDLSAILLVSNINSPSPLLQTAAGPRTLPFSSIVSDQSTVRYCLSAPLIQPKTCEVNLNASLLGVVALLNSFALVAGAFILFKHHSRFSPLCTLGDAINSFLREPDTATQQSGSLLSKKQDVLTGRWGAGINEPAKYYIPTHHYWIKSVSFTNLTTFVAVWTVIASLVIVALAISVCHDPEHLLTSFPSTLLGAKSLVMFPGGIPPAGAAIITALPQLGLVLLYLTTNSILTSYHLSHECSLFAVSPRPLRLSSPFPQGLQTSSLFLTLPRPLSWLLIFGFIALGFLLSQSFVLVSVTTGDMTANAVGLSGVGLLALLSLLLILLLLVLGLGLRKAPPAGLQGWELKGNPMVLEGGSCSAVVAARCHYHQFFVPGGNGTRDGTTISGGERRREQSIWKQELIWGVIKPGVGMEVGLCGFGRGEAQDGVGRLGVGRCYA; encoded by the exons CATGGACCTTCGACTTTTCGATATGCGTGGGATGAGAATGGTGAGGTGACACAGATGACAAG AGTACGAGAGGACCAGCCATCCCCACTAGTCACACCACGACCTATCCCAGGTCGACAAATTATTCAATGGCCCTTCCAGAGCATCGTTACCGAGACGGAAATCGCCTCcccgacaacgacgacacacttccaccatcaccaccattaTCATCACAGACGGGCGACGACTGCTACGACTTGGCGACCATGGCTACAAAGGAGGAGAGATAGCGACGGGCACTCGATAGCGAGGAATTTGGTGCCAGATTACGTCGTCAACTACCTCCGAGGTGAAACACCAGAAACTGTGTCGAAGCGGAAGTATATCCACTATGGGGTGGGCAAAGAGGGGAAACGCCCACTGCCGGGGAGTTCGCATCGGCATCTCCAATCACGAGCGGCCGAGTTTGGAGGATTTTACGATTCGGAGTCTTcagaagggagagggagcggtgACTCTGGTGGTGATCAAGAGCGCCTGGGTTTCGGCAACGAGAAACGgcgaggaggtgatggcagGGCGTTGAGGAATACTCTTCTTGTGGGGTGGAGGGCCGGGGTGGCTTTTAACACGCTGGTCGGGTTTGTGATTTTGATTGTGGGGTTCATCTGTCTGATACTGGCGATATCGAAGGCTTCATtgcttggagggggtggtgggagactGGCGGTTTCCACGGGGAGTTGCGCGGCAGCTACGAGGATTGACTGGGGATTGCATGCCGTTGTTAACGTGTTTTGTGTGGTGTTATTGGCGGGGGCACATTATGTGTTTCAGGTGCTGAGCAGTCCGACGAGGGAAGAGGTCGATGAGGCTCATCAGAAATGGCAATGGTTGGATATCGGGGTGCCAAGCTTTCGAAATTTGAGGTTTATTGGGAGAGTGAGGGTGCTGCTGGCGGTTGTGGTTATGGGCGCGGCGGTTGTTACTCAGATAAT GTATAATGCGGTAATCTTCACTTCGCAAACAGCGCCTGACTTCAAGGCTGCTGTCGTTACGGATGCCTTCACTGGAGGCGCATCATTCAGCAACACTACGGAAAACAACAATGGCGGACTGAGCCGACTCGAAATTCTCAGTCTTCAGCGGCAAGCAAGCAGCGACGGCATGGCCAATTTGACGAGATCCGACTGCTTCATTCAACTCGACCGCACCCTCGAGTCCGACCTATCAGCCATTCTGCTTGTTTCCAACATCAACTCGCCTTCTCCGCTTCTCCAAACCGCTGCAGGACCCCGGACCTTGCCTTTCAGCTCGATCGTGTCCGACCAGTCCACAGTTCGTTACTGTCTCTCCGCTCCTCTTATTCAGCCAAAGACGTGCGAAGTCAACCTCAATGCCTCACTGCTGGGCGTTgtcgccctcctcaactccttTGCGCTGGTAGCAGGCGCCTTCATTCTCTTCAAGCACCACTCCCGCTTCTCGCCTCTATGCACCCTCGGTGATGCCATCAACTCCTTTCTCAGGGAGCCCGACACTGCCACCCAGCAGTCCGGCTCACTCCTGTCCAAGAAACAGGACGTCTTGACCGGCCGCTGGGGAGCGGGCATTAACGAACCAGCCAAATATTACATTCCTACCCACCATTACTGGATCAAATCCGTTTctttcaccaacctcaccacctttgTAGCGGTTTGGACGGTTATCGCCTCCTTGGTAATTGTTGCCCTGGCAATATCCGTTTGCCACGATCCAGAGCACCTCCTTACATCGTTTCCGTCAACTCTGCTCGGGGCGAAATCGCTGGTCATGTTTCCGGGGGGTATCCCACCTGCGGGCGCGGCTATCATTACTGCCCTCCCACAACTTGGGCTGGTACTTCTTTATCTCACGACGAACAGCATTCTTACGAGTTATCACTTATCCCACGAGTGCTCACTCTTCGCGGTCTCACCCCGCCCACTTAGACTTTCTTCGCCTTTTCCCCAGGGCCTTCAGACTAGCAGTTTATTTCTCACACTGCCGCGCCCGCTCTCGTGGCTGCTTATTTTTGGTTTTATCGCGCTGGgctttcttctctctcaatCATTCGTTTTGGTGTCGGTCACTACTGGTGACATGACCGCCAACGCTGTCGGCCTGAGCGGTGTCGGGCTATTGGCTCTGCTCTCGCTGTTGCTCATTCTATTGTTGTTAGTCttggggttagggttgcgAAAGGCCCCTCCTGCTGGTCTTCAGGGGTGGGAGCTGAAAGGGAACCCTATGGtgctggaaggggggagttgctcggctgttgttgctgctagGTGTCATTATCATCAGTTTTTTGTGCCGGGGGGGAATGGGACGAGGGATGGGACTACGATTagtgggggggagaggaggagggagcagagTATTTGGAAGCAGGAGTTGATTTGGGGGGTTATTAAGccgggggttgggatggaggttgggctttgtgggtttgggagaggggaggctcaggatggggtggggaggttaggggtggggaggtgttATGCTTGA